From Polaribacter butkevichii, a single genomic window includes:
- the era gene encoding GTPase Era: MTHKAGFVNIIGNPNVGKSTLMNALVGEKLSIITAKAQTTRHRILGIVNEDDYQIVFSDTPGILKPAYELQSSMMDFVKSAFEDADVLIYMVEVGEKELKNEAFFKRIIHSEIPVILLLNKIDKSSQEEVEEKIEYWKNKVPNAEVFVISALEKFNVPAVFEKIKELLPEGPAFYPKDQLTDKPERFFVNEKIREKILMHYKKEIPYSVEVETEEFIEEENIVRIRSIIMVERETQKGIIIGHKGSALKRVGAEARKDLEKFFEKKVFIELYVKVNKNWRSDKTQLKRFGYNQN, encoded by the coding sequence ATGACGCATAAAGCAGGTTTTGTAAATATTATAGGAAATCCTAACGTAGGTAAATCAACATTAATGAATGCATTGGTAGGTGAAAAATTATCTATCATTACAGCTAAAGCACAGACTACGAGGCATAGAATCTTAGGAATTGTAAATGAAGACGACTATCAAATCGTGTTTTCTGATACTCCAGGTATTTTAAAACCTGCCTACGAACTACAATCTTCTATGATGGATTTTGTAAAATCTGCCTTTGAAGATGCAGATGTACTTATATATATGGTAGAAGTTGGTGAGAAAGAATTAAAAAATGAAGCTTTCTTTAAAAGAATCATCCATAGTGAGATTCCGGTTATTCTACTTTTAAACAAAATAGACAAGTCTTCTCAAGAAGAAGTAGAAGAAAAAATCGAATATTGGAAAAACAAAGTTCCCAATGCAGAAGTGTTTGTAATTTCTGCGCTAGAAAAATTTAATGTTCCTGCCGTTTTCGAAAAAATAAAAGAATTATTGCCAGAAGGTCCTGCTTTTTATCCGAAGGACCAATTAACAGACAAACCAGAACGATTTTTTGTAAATGAAAAAATTAGAGAAAAAATTCTAATGCATTACAAAAAAGAAATTCCGTATTCTGTAGAAGTAGAAACAGAAGAATTTATAGAAGAAGAAAACATTGTTAGAATTCGTTCTATTATCATGGTAGAAAGAGAAACTCAAAAAGGAATTATTATTGGTCATAAAGGATCTGCCCTTAAACGTGTTGGAGCAGAAGCAAGAAAAGATTTAGAGAAATTTTTTGAGAAAAAAGTTTTTATAGAACTATATGTAAAAGTAAATAAGAATTGGCGTAGTGATAAAACGCAGCTAAAACGTTTTGGTTACAACCAAAACTAA
- the der gene encoding ribosome biogenesis GTPase Der gives MNSIVAIVGRPNVGKSTLFNRLVQRREAIVDSVSGVTRDRHYGKSDWNGKEFSVIDTGGYITGSDDIFEGEIRKQVNLAIEEADLIVFVVNVEDGITPMDAEVAKLLRKVKKPIFTVVNKVDNAMREPDAIEFYNLGLGEYYTIASINGSGTGDLLDALAEKMPEPEEVDLDSEKEALPRFAVVGRPNAGKSSFINSLIGQDRNIVTNIAGTTRDSIDTKYNRFGFDFNLVDTAGIRKKSRVKEDLEFYSVMRAVRSIEYSDVIVLVVDATRGFEGQDQNIFWLAEKNRKGIVILINKWDLVEKETNTMRDFEAMVRKQIEPFTDVPIVFISALTKQRLFKAIETAVEVFQKRKTKIQTSKFNETMLEIIKNSPPPAIKGKFVKIKYCMQLPTQTPQFVFFCNLPQYVKDSYRRFLENKLRDIYDFSGVPITIYFRQK, from the coding sequence ATGAATAGTATTGTTGCCATTGTAGGAAGACCAAATGTAGGAAAGTCGACGCTTTTTAATAGATTGGTTCAAAGAAGAGAAGCCATTGTAGATTCTGTTAGCGGAGTTACAAGAGACAGACATTATGGAAAATCTGACTGGAATGGAAAAGAATTTTCTGTGATTGATACCGGTGGATATATTACTGGTTCTGATGATATCTTTGAAGGTGAAATTAGAAAACAAGTAAACCTTGCCATAGAAGAAGCAGATTTAATTGTTTTTGTAGTAAATGTAGAAGATGGTATTACACCTATGGATGCAGAAGTTGCTAAACTTTTACGTAAGGTTAAAAAACCAATTTTTACCGTAGTAAATAAGGTTGATAACGCAATGCGTGAGCCAGACGCTATAGAATTCTACAACCTAGGTTTAGGAGAATACTATACAATTGCCTCAATTAACGGAAGCGGAACTGGAGATTTATTAGATGCATTAGCAGAAAAAATGCCAGAACCAGAAGAAGTAGATTTAGATTCAGAAAAAGAAGCATTACCAAGATTTGCCGTGGTTGGAAGACCAAATGCAGGAAAATCTTCATTTATAAACTCTTTAATTGGGCAAGATAGAAACATTGTTACCAATATTGCTGGTACAACTAGAGATTCTATTGATACAAAATACAATCGTTTTGGATTCGATTTTAACTTAGTAGATACCGCTGGTATCCGTAAAAAATCTCGTGTAAAAGAAGATTTAGAATTTTATTCTGTAATGCGTGCAGTACGTTCTATAGAATATTCTGATGTTATTGTTTTAGTAGTTGATGCCACTCGTGGTTTTGAAGGACAAGATCAAAATATATTTTGGTTAGCAGAAAAAAACAGAAAAGGAATTGTTATTTTAATCAATAAGTGGGATTTGGTAGAGAAAGAAACCAACACCATGCGAGATTTTGAAGCAATGGTAAGAAAACAAATTGAGCCTTTTACAGATGTGCCAATTGTATTTATCTCTGCATTAACAAAACAACGTTTGTTTAAAGCCATAGAAACGGCTGTAGAAGTTTTTCAGAAAAGAAAAACTAAAATACAAACAAGTAAGTTTAATGAAACAATGTTAGAGATTATTAAAAACTCTCCGCCACCAGCTATAAAAGGGAAGTTTGTAAAAATTAAATATTGTATGCAATTACCTACACAAACACCACAATTTGTGTTTTTCTGTAACTTGCCTCAATATGTAAAAGATTCGTACAGACGTTTTCTAGAAAACAAATTAAGAGACATTTACGATTTCTCTGGAGTCCCAATTACTATCTATTTTAGACAAAAATAA
- a CDS encoding zinc-dependent metalloprotease family protein: protein MNITKTIYVLVFFFSLISSCKKNDGSEARQDLRKEYEISNNTVNVISKDTLRIPVVHHISRNNNGNNAAVSEQRIKKMMGDINGNYKSGKIQFFTKAIKFIDNTQWNTEFVKQDDFTESKFLAPFEDEKALNIFYFIKLLNRRNGEIIGGLGATALFPNQGNNIKLSASSVEIQNIATATHEIGHYLGLYHTDDDFKDSQGRIELVDGSNCAEAGDKICDTPASPGLNESNMRDCVYIGTETDPIGVKYNPDTFNFMTSSGRTRADSAGLCRRHFSPGQIDKIISVLNNERAYLITRAE, encoded by the coding sequence ATGAATATAACAAAAACGATATACGTTCTTGTGTTTTTTTTCTCGCTAATTTCGAGCTGCAAAAAAAATGACGGGTCTGAAGCACGACAAGATTTAAGGAAAGAATACGAAATTTCTAATAATACTGTTAATGTCATCTCTAAGGATACCTTAAGAATACCCGTTGTACATCATATATCTAGAAATAACAATGGTAATAATGCAGCCGTTTCTGAACAGCGTATTAAAAAAATGATGGGCGATATAAACGGAAACTATAAATCTGGAAAAATTCAATTTTTTACTAAAGCCATAAAATTTATTGATAATACGCAATGGAATACCGAGTTTGTGAAACAAGATGATTTTACGGAAAGTAAATTTTTAGCGCCGTTCGAAGACGAGAAAGCATTAAATATATTTTATTTTATCAAATTATTAAATAGACGAAATGGAGAAATTATCGGCGGATTGGGCGCAACAGCGCTGTTTCCAAATCAGGGTAATAATATAAAATTGAGTGCATCTTCTGTAGAAATTCAAAATATTGCAACAGCAACGCACGAAATAGGACATTACCTTGGACTTTATCATACAGATGATGATTTTAAAGATAGCCAAGGAAGAATTGAGTTAGTCGACGGGTCTAATTGTGCTGAAGCAGGTGATAAAATTTGTGACACACCTGCTTCACCAGGTCTTAATGAGTCCAACATGAGAGATTGTGTTTATATTGGAACAGAAACAGATCCTATTGGTGTAAAATACAATCCAGATACTTTTAACTTTATGACTTCATCAGGAAGAACAAGAGCAGATTCTGCTGGTTTATGCAGAAGACATTTTAGCCCAGGCCAAATTGATAAAATAATTTCAGTATTAAATAATGAAAGGGCGTATTTAATAACCAGAGCGGAATAA
- a CDS encoding choice-of-anchor I family protein: MKILQKLILGTLITIAISCQQTGDPISPPVNTSVNFQHKTTINVGDEGASEITAFDKTSKKLFTVNVESNEISINNISDLNAPIKETSINLDAYGSPNSVAVFDGKLAVAVENHVKQNLGKILVFSTSDNSLLNEYTVGALPDMVTFSPDGKTIVSANEGEPSDDYTNDPEGSVSIINLENNTVTTLDFTAFNDQETTLESNGFRVFGPNADLAKDVEPEYVAISEDSKTAWVSLQENNGIAKINLVTKSIDNIYPLGYKDYSLANNSIDASDKDDVTELKNWPVKGIYMPDAIVYVKINEVEYIISANEGDSRDYDGFSEEVRMDDLTLDETVFPAANDYLNKTNLGRLKTTTTLGDANNDGKVEELFSYGARSFSIWSANGSLVYDSGNSIATETLALTPDRFNDGDKRSDDKGAEPESVEILNLGNERYILFVGLERNDQVLVYDITNPTSPQFLQILSHSGDEAPEGLLIIDANDSPTGKDLLVVSNEDSGTITIYENN; the protein is encoded by the coding sequence ATGAAAATTTTACAAAAACTTATTTTAGGAACCTTAATAACCATAGCAATTAGTTGCCAACAAACCGGCGATCCTATATCACCTCCGGTAAACACCTCTGTTAATTTTCAACACAAAACTACCATAAATGTAGGTGATGAAGGCGCATCAGAAATTACTGCATTTGATAAAACATCAAAAAAATTGTTTACAGTTAATGTTGAATCGAATGAAATCTCTATCAATAACATTAGCGATTTAAATGCTCCAATAAAAGAAACATCTATCAATTTAGATGCATATGGCTCTCCTAATAGTGTTGCTGTTTTTGATGGTAAATTAGCCGTAGCTGTAGAAAATCATGTAAAACAAAATCTTGGAAAAATCTTAGTTTTTAGCACTTCGGATAATTCTTTATTAAATGAATATACCGTTGGTGCTTTACCAGATATGGTTACCTTTTCTCCTGATGGAAAAACAATTGTTTCTGCCAATGAAGGAGAGCCAAGTGATGATTATACAAATGATCCTGAAGGAAGTGTAAGTATCATCAACCTAGAAAATAATACGGTAACTACTTTAGATTTTACAGCTTTCAATGATCAAGAAACAACTTTAGAAAGCAACGGATTTAGAGTTTTTGGCCCTAATGCAGATTTAGCAAAAGATGTTGAGCCAGAATACGTAGCAATTTCAGAAGACTCTAAAACAGCTTGGGTTTCTTTGCAAGAAAACAACGGAATTGCTAAAATAAACCTTGTTACAAAAAGCATCGATAATATTTATCCTTTAGGTTATAAAGACTATTCTTTAGCAAATAATTCTATTGATGCAAGTGATAAAGATGATGTTACCGAGTTAAAAAACTGGCCAGTAAAAGGTATCTACATGCCAGATGCAATTGTGTATGTAAAAATTAATGAGGTAGAATATATTATTTCTGCAAACGAAGGTGATTCTAGAGATTACGACGGTTTTAGCGAAGAAGTAAGAATGGATGATTTAACGTTAGATGAAACCGTTTTTCCTGCTGCAAATGATTATTTAAATAAAACAAATTTAGGTCGTTTAAAAACTACAACTACTTTAGGTGATGCAAATAATGATGGTAAAGTAGAAGAATTATTTAGCTACGGAGCGCGTTCTTTTAGTATTTGGTCTGCAAACGGAAGTTTAGTTTATGATAGCGGAAATAGTATTGCAACAGAAACGTTGGCTTTAACACCAGATAGATTTAATGATGGTGATAAAAGAAGTGATGACAAAGGTGCAGAACCAGAAAGTGTAGAAATATTAAACCTTGGTAATGAGCGCTATATTTTATTTGTAGGTTTAGAAAGAAACGATCAGGTTTTAGTGTATGATATTACAAATCCTACATCTCCTCAATTTTTACAAATCCTTTCTCATTCTGGTGATGAAGCTCCAGAAGGCTTATTAATAATTGATGCAAATGATAGCCCTACAGGCAAAGACTTACTAGTTGTTTCTAACGAAGATAGTGGTACAATTACTATTTACGAGAACAACTAA
- a CDS encoding ISAon1 family transposase produces MSVSNNATSTTTVANFYGVNPRSLQRQYKDYLSDFKAWDQQKHATDWLLFAKNFGTHLSLDETAFSNGDLYTIITNKLAKGKKGAIVAMIKGTKAEVVIKILHKIPLKHRKKVMEVTLDMAGNMGLIVKKSFPNAALVIDRFHVQKLALDALQEIRIKHRWEAIDTENDAIENARSKSLKYTPKLLPNGDTLKQLLARSRYLLYKSSSKWTKNQAIRAEILFEKYPDIEKAYKLCQNLSWIFNNTTDKTSALIRLAKWDEKVRQAQFKSFNTIARTMSIHYKNILNYFDNRSTNASAESFNAKIKAFRTQFRGVRNVDFFLYRLTTIFA; encoded by the coding sequence ATATCAGTCAGTAATAACGCTACTAGCACTACTACTGTAGCTAATTTCTACGGCGTAAACCCTAGAAGTTTACAAAGACAGTATAAAGATTATTTAAGTGATTTTAAAGCTTGGGATCAACAGAAGCACGCAACAGACTGGTTATTGTTTGCAAAGAATTTTGGGACTCACTTATCACTTGATGAAACTGCCTTTTCTAACGGTGATTTATATACCATAATAACAAATAAATTAGCTAAAGGAAAGAAAGGCGCAATAGTAGCCATGATCAAAGGAACTAAAGCTGAAGTTGTCATAAAAATACTTCATAAAATTCCTTTAAAACATAGGAAGAAAGTTATGGAAGTAACCTTAGATATGGCGGGAAATATGGGGCTTATAGTCAAGAAATCCTTTCCAAACGCTGCCTTAGTAATAGATCGTTTTCATGTGCAAAAATTAGCATTAGATGCACTGCAAGAAATAAGAATTAAACATCGATGGGAAGCGATTGATACTGAGAATGATGCCATTGAAAACGCCAGAAGTAAATCTTTAAAATACACCCCAAAACTATTACCTAATGGAGATACACTTAAACAACTATTAGCTAGAAGCAGATATCTATTATATAAGTCCAGCAGTAAATGGACTAAAAATCAAGCCATAAGAGCAGAAATACTGTTTGAAAAATATCCTGATATAGAGAAAGCATACAAGTTATGCCAAAATCTATCTTGGATATTCAATAACACTACAGATAAAACATCAGCACTTATAAGACTTGCTAAATGGGATGAAAAAGTAAGACAAGCACAGTTTAAAAGCTTCAACACGATAGCTAGAACGATGTCCATACATTATAAAAATATCTTAAACTATTTTGATAACCGAAGTACTAATGCTTCTGCGGAATCATTCAATGCTAAAATTAAAGCCTTTAGAACTCAGTTTAGAGGCGTCAGAAATGTCGATTTTTTCTTATATAGACTTACTACTATTTTTGCCTAA
- a CDS encoding GTP-binding protein, with product MSVKETRNSDLFLRPRFSIDLEENADELLKRIITYLKSDACVYRSSVAEKHVFIDIPVKKSHFWSPQLHFEIVAKNENSSTIKGLFGPKPQVWTLFMFVHFVVATLFLGFSVFAYVKHRLGENLVFPIAVLVALPLIWLLLYFLGSIGKETGKNQMKELHDFLITIINC from the coding sequence ATGAGTGTTAAAGAAACCAGAAATAGCGATCTTTTTTTACGTCCGAGGTTTTCTATAGATCTAGAAGAAAATGCTGATGAGTTATTAAAAAGAATTATAACATATCTAAAAAGTGATGCTTGTGTGTATAGGAGTAGCGTGGCAGAAAAGCATGTTTTTATTGATATACCTGTTAAGAAAAGTCATTTTTGGTCTCCACAATTGCATTTTGAAATTGTAGCGAAAAATGAAAATTCATCAACCATAAAAGGTTTATTTGGACCAAAACCACAAGTTTGGACACTTTTTATGTTTGTTCACTTTGTTGTGGCAACGTTGTTTTTAGGCTTTTCGGTGTTTGCTTATGTAAAACATCGTTTGGGTGAAAACTTGGTGTTTCCTATTGCTGTTTTGGTAGCATTGCCATTAATATGGTTGTTGCTGTACTTTTTAGGAAGTATAGGAAAAGAAACCGGTAAAAACCAAATGAAAGAATTACACGATTTCTTAATAACTATTATCAATTGTTAG
- a CDS encoding RagB/SusD family nutrient uptake outer membrane protein: MKTTKYIIIILVSIVLTGCTRDNFLDFQPKGQVIPSKVEEFRALLDQVEPDPNVNFTQGFGTHHDFTIIASDNYLLTEQVRASFGISPEEINLYLFKEQISTENGDDNNWIRYYNQIYVANVVLEGLKTVENGTPEAIAEIRADASLQRAFAYFNLVNIYSVHYNPETADRDLGVPIREGIELEGSDFTRASVAGVYDLILNDINNNIDALPDLQPANLSFRPSKAGAYTFLARVLIYQAKYEEALKAVNKGLALKNNLRDINNDSADPRDANVLAYPLAVQDEQLIWFKDSGGFTIVTSPEFYSLYDDTDQRKKWFADAKTYFFAEIENPVFVAHRANNNTNVSLTTADLYLMRAECNARLGNIDAANNDLNTLRVNRFETGTYSPINITNQDNLIAFVKDEIRREKAMSTLRIFDIKRYNRFDNANITVTHSFNGETASLTPNSLNWALPIATNYIKANPEIEQNPRQ; the protein is encoded by the coding sequence ATGAAAACTACAAAATATATCATTATTATATTAGTATCGATCGTATTAACGGGATGTACTAGAGACAATTTCTTAGATTTTCAACCAAAAGGACAGGTAATACCTTCTAAAGTTGAAGAGTTTAGAGCTTTATTAGATCAAGTAGAACCAGACCCAAATGTAAACTTTACGCAAGGTTTTGGTACGCATCATGATTTTACCATTATCGCCAGCGATAATTACTTACTTACAGAACAGGTACGAGCTAGTTTTGGTATAAGTCCAGAAGAAATAAATCTGTATTTATTTAAAGAACAGATTTCTACAGAAAATGGCGATGATAACAATTGGATTAGATATTATAATCAAATTTACGTTGCAAACGTAGTGCTTGAAGGTTTAAAAACGGTAGAGAATGGTACCCCAGAAGCTATTGCAGAAATTAGAGCTGATGCGTCTTTACAACGGGCCTTTGCTTATTTTAATTTAGTAAATATTTACAGTGTGCATTACAATCCTGAAACGGCAGATAGAGATTTAGGAGTACCTATAAGAGAAGGTATTGAGCTAGAAGGATCAGACTTTACAAGAGCGTCAGTTGCCGGGGTTTATGATCTTATTCTTAACGATATTAATAATAACATAGATGCTTTACCAGATTTACAACCAGCAAACTTAAGTTTTAGACCATCTAAAGCTGGAGCCTATACCTTTTTAGCACGAGTTTTAATTTACCAAGCTAAATACGAAGAGGCGTTAAAAGCAGTAAATAAAGGTTTAGCTTTAAAAAACAACCTAAGAGATATTAATAATGACAGTGCAGACCCAAGAGATGCAAATGTATTAGCGTATCCTTTGGCTGTTCAAGACGAACAATTAATTTGGTTTAAAGATTCTGGAGGATTTACCATAGTTACCTCACCAGAATTTTATAGCTTGTATGATGATACCGATCAAAGAAAAAAATGGTTTGCAGATGCTAAAACCTATTTCTTTGCAGAGATAGAAAACCCTGTATTTGTTGCCCATAGAGCTAATAATAACACCAATGTATCTTTAACAACCGCCGACCTTTATTTAATGCGCGCCGAATGTAATGCTAGATTAGGAAACATTGATGCTGCAAATAACGATTTAAATACTTTAAGAGTTAATCGTTTTGAAACTGGAACTTATTCACCTATTAACATAACAAACCAAGATAATTTAATTGCTTTTGTAAAAGATGAAATTAGAAGAGAAAAAGCAATGAGTACATTAAGAATTTTTGATATTAAACGTTACAATCGTTTTGATAATGCCAACATAACTGTTACACATAGCTTTAATGGAGAAACAGCATCCTTAACTCCAAACAGTCTTAATTGGGCATTACCTATAGCAACCAATTACATTAAGGCCAATCCAGAAATAGAACAAAATCCAAGACAGTAA
- a CDS encoding ISAon1 family transposase N-terminal region protein, giving the protein MDTSIELTKLLLPEILVDYFKLTKHEVKNGELHFHFTELNTIPEEFKALKLNSKGFFPEATIQDFPIRGKNVFLHVIRRRWVEENSKKVVTRDWQLVAKGTRITSEFAAFLKDISQ; this is encoded by the coding sequence TTGGACACTTCAATTGAACTAACAAAACTATTATTACCAGAAATTCTTGTTGACTATTTTAAATTAACGAAACACGAAGTTAAAAATGGAGAACTTCATTTCCATTTCACAGAATTAAATACGATTCCTGAAGAATTTAAAGCACTTAAATTAAATTCTAAAGGTTTCTTTCCTGAAGCTACTATTCAAGATTTCCCTATTCGAGGTAAAAACGTTTTTCTACACGTTATTAGACGACGTTGGGTTGAAGAAAATTCTAAAAAAGTAGTTACTAGAGATTGGCAATTAGTAGCAAAAGGTACTAGAATAACTAGTGAATTTGCTGCTTTTTTAAAAGATATCAGTCAGTAA
- a CDS encoding M1 family metallopeptidase codes for MRILFSSIIFIFLTITVYSQESLYMPREFKEAYKNKTRAHNGNLGEHYWQNSGNYVIEAEIIPGSWKIIGKQTILYTNNSPDSLSEIVIKMYPNHYKKGGVRANKIPLKNLTDGMVISNLMVNGEVVNLNMDASVSNLAHATKEKNKNSNISVSYNSTFLTLEFNQPIPPNSTTKFSMDWETEMPSIYVNKIGAYDGESAFMGYWYPQIAVYDDIDGWDKNEYTGAQECYTDFGDFNVKIKVPKGNYVFATGDLLNPKDVFSSEEYSAYVLSKTSPENTNILNHKTTSKALNSEATWFFKAENVRDFGFGVTNNFNWVANATAVENKVVSSNIVYSHKDEKNLRDLLNTQNKSIQYLSNKLPGVAYPYNSFTSFIGVPEFDGMEFPMMANNGFSNREISNNLMTFHELAHTYLPHWVGINEVKYSWMEEGWATFLTFKFCQDFYRDTAFENYELNRAISSYNRSAGKQWETPLFSPSNYMVVRNMHFQQSYRKPAFMYLALEHLLGEKLFKICLKTYLNRWKGKHPTPFDFMFTFNDVSGKNLNWFWKKWVFEYGYADLALTKIESSKVVIENIGGLPVPVSLKLTYANNKTSIINNSPEIWSSGKSNILIEIINAEDLISVELVTDTFPDVNPSNNLLEIKI; via the coding sequence ATGAGAATACTATTTAGCAGCATAATTTTTATCTTTTTAACTATAACTGTTTATAGCCAAGAGTCTTTGTATATGCCTAGGGAGTTTAAAGAAGCCTATAAAAACAAAACACGCGCTCATAATGGAAATCTAGGGGAGCATTATTGGCAAAATTCTGGTAACTATGTTATAGAGGCAGAAATAATTCCTGGGAGTTGGAAAATTATAGGAAAACAAACCATATTATATACTAATAATAGTCCAGATAGTTTGTCGGAAATTGTTATTAAAATGTATCCTAATCACTATAAAAAGGGAGGAGTGCGTGCTAATAAAATTCCTCTAAAAAATTTAACCGATGGTATGGTTATTTCAAATTTAATGGTAAATGGTGAAGTTGTTAATTTAAATATGGATGCATCGGTGAGTAACTTAGCCCATGCTACTAAGGAAAAGAATAAAAACAGCAATATATCTGTTAGTTATAATTCAACGTTCCTAACGTTAGAATTCAATCAGCCTATACCTCCCAATTCAACTACAAAATTTTCTATGGATTGGGAGACAGAAATGCCTTCAATTTATGTTAATAAAATAGGAGCTTACGATGGTGAAAGTGCTTTTATGGGGTATTGGTATCCTCAAATAGCAGTTTATGATGATATTGATGGTTGGGATAAAAATGAATATACAGGCGCCCAAGAATGCTATACAGATTTTGGAGATTTTAATGTAAAAATTAAAGTACCTAAAGGGAATTACGTATTTGCGACCGGAGATTTATTGAATCCTAAAGATGTATTTAGTTCAGAAGAATATTCTGCTTACGTGTTATCAAAAACTAGCCCTGAAAACACCAATATTTTAAATCATAAAACAACGAGTAAAGCTCTAAATTCCGAAGCTACATGGTTTTTTAAAGCTGAAAATGTTAGGGATTTTGGATTTGGTGTAACTAATAACTTTAACTGGGTAGCAAATGCAACAGCTGTTGAAAATAAGGTTGTTTCGTCCAATATTGTTTATAGTCATAAAGATGAAAAAAATCTTAGAGATCTTTTAAATACGCAAAATAAAAGTATTCAATATTTATCGAATAAATTACCTGGTGTGGCTTATCCATACAATAGCTTTACATCATTTATAGGTGTGCCTGAATTTGATGGTATGGAATTTCCAATGATGGCAAATAACGGTTTTTCAAACAGAGAAATAAGTAATAACCTCATGACGTTTCATGAATTAGCACATACATATTTACCACATTGGGTGGGAATAAACGAGGTGAAATATTCTTGGATGGAAGAAGGATGGGCAACATTTTTAACCTTTAAGTTTTGCCAAGATTTTTACAGAGACACAGCATTTGAAAATTATGAATTAAATCGTGCTATAAGTAGTTATAATAGAAGCGCAGGTAAGCAATGGGAAACCCCTTTGTTTAGCCCTTCAAATTATATGGTGGTTAGAAATATGCATTTTCAACAATCATATCGTAAACCGGCTTTTATGTATTTGGCTTTAGAACATTTATTAGGAGAAAAACTGTTTAAAATTTGCTTAAAAACGTATCTAAATAGATGGAAAGGTAAGCACCCAACACCATTTGATTTTATGTTCACTTTTAATGATGTAAGTGGAAAAAATTTAAATTGGTTTTGGAAAAAATGGGTTTTTGAATATGGTTATGCCGATTTGGCGTTAACTAAAATAGAGAGCTCAAAGGTCGTTATAGAAAATATAGGAGGCTTGCCAGTACCAGTGTCTTTAAAACTAACCTATGCGAATAATAAAACATCGATTATTAATAATTCACCAGAAATTTGGTCATCAGGAAAGTCTAACATATTAATAGAAATTATAAATGCGGAAGATTTGATTTCTGTAGAGTTAGTTACTGATACATTTCCAGATGTAAACCCTTCAAATAATTTATTAGAGATAAAAATATAA
- a CDS encoding cation:dicarboxylate symporter family transporter: MKKLELHWQIMIGMVAGILFSLALTQVDWGPQFIDNWIQPIGNIFVKFLKLIAIPLILASLVKGASVLKDISKYRNIGLRAIVIGSIQEIVV; the protein is encoded by the coding sequence ATGAAAAAACTTGAGCTGCATTGGCAAATAATGATTGGAATGGTTGCTGGTATTCTATTTAGTTTAGCATTAACTCAAGTAGATTGGGGGCCGCAATTTATAGACAATTGGATACAACCTATTGGGAATATTTTTGTAAAATTTTTAAAATTAATAGCCATTCCTCTCATATTGGCATCCTTGGTAAAAGGTGCTTCCGTTTTAAAAGATATCTCTAAGTATAGAAATATTGGTCTTCGTGCCATAGTTATTGGATCAATACAAGAAATTGTGGTGTAA
- a CDS encoding ISAon1 family transposase N-terminal region protein has translation MDTSIELTKLLLPEILVDYFKLTKHEVKNGELHFHFTELNTIPEEFKALKLSSKGFFPEATIQDFPIRGKNVFLHVIRRRWVEENSKKVVTRDWQLVAKGTRITSEFAAFLKDISQ, from the coding sequence TTGGATACTTCAATTGAACTAACAAAACTATTATTACCAGAAATTCTTGTTGACTATTTTAAACTAACGAAACACGAAGTTAAAAATGGAGAACTTCATTTCCATTTCACAGAATTAAATACAATTCCAGAAGAATTTAAAGCACTTAAATTAAGTTCTAAAGGTTTCTTTCCTGAAGCTACTATTCAAGATTTCCCAATTCGAGGTAAAAACGTTTTTCTACACGTTATTAGACGACGTTGGGTTGAAGAAAATTCTAAAAAAGTAGTTACTAGAGATTGGCAATTAGTAGCAAAAGGTACTAGAATAACTAGTGAATTTGCTGCTTTTTTAAAAGATATCAGTCAGTAA